Proteins encoded together in one Nostoc sp. PCC 7524 window:
- a CDS encoding class I SAM-dependent methyltransferase has protein sequence MSKNPSQNRLFSANAHSDKWQQSLAQVALRFNKQYQNQSFELPTEVQAMPIFQEWASGLLTGRLVSPFWEIAKPQKNQHCLDIGCGVSFLIYPWRDWQAFFYGLEISSVARDTLNARGSQLNSKLFKGVELGAAHQLNYSIEQFDLAIATGFSCYFPLEYWSIVLGEVKRVLKPGGHFVFDILNSQQPLAEDWAVLETYLGAEVFLEPVAEWEKTIKAAGAKVVARQSGELFDLYKVRF, from the coding sequence ATGTCTAAAAACCCTTCTCAAAATCGTCTGTTTTCTGCCAATGCTCACTCTGATAAATGGCAACAGAGTTTAGCACAGGTAGCATTGCGCTTTAATAAACAGTATCAAAATCAGTCTTTTGAACTACCAACAGAAGTACAGGCGATGCCCATATTTCAAGAATGGGCTTCTGGATTGTTGACAGGGAGACTGGTTTCACCATTTTGGGAAATTGCTAAACCGCAAAAAAATCAGCATTGTTTAGATATTGGCTGCGGTGTCAGCTTTTTAATCTATCCTTGGCGAGATTGGCAAGCTTTCTTTTACGGGTTAGAAATTAGCAGTGTGGCACGGGATACTCTCAATGCTCGTGGTTCACAGTTAAATTCTAAGCTGTTTAAAGGTGTGGAATTGGGAGCAGCACATCAATTAAATTATTCCATAGAGCAATTTGATTTAGCGATCGCTACAGGATTTAGCTGCTATTTTCCCCTGGAATATTGGAGTATTGTTTTGGGAGAAGTCAAACGGGTGTTAAAACCGGGCGGACATTTTGTGTTTGATATTCTCAATTCACAACAGCCTCTAGCAGAAGATTGGGCAGTTCTAGAAACTTATCTGGGTGCGGAAGTGTTTCTAGAACCTGTGGCTGAATGGGAAAAAACTATTAAAGCTGCTGGTGCTAAGGTGGTGGCTCGGCAATCAGGGGAATTATTTGATTTGTATAAGGTGCGATTCTAA
- a CDS encoding replicative DNA helicase, giving the protein MAEELSFESRGSDRLPPQNIEAEEAILGGILLDPEALGRVSDRLAPEAFYITAHKDIYQAALRLAAQGKPTDLLSITSWLADNDLLARIGGRNKLAALVDRTVSAVNIDALAGLVMEKYLRRQLIKAGNEIVHLGYETETELPIVLDQAEQKVFGVTQERPQSGLVHIAETLINNFQDIEERNQGIALPGIPCGFYDLDAMTSGFQRSDLIIVAGRPSMGKTAFCLNLAHNIAATMRLPVAVFSLEMSKEQLVQRLLASEAQIESGYLRSGRLSQTQWEPLSRAISMLSEMPIFIDDTPNITVTQMRSQARRLQAEQGVELGLVVIDYLQLMEGAGDNRVQELSKITRSLKGLARELSVPVIALSQLSRGVEARTNKRPMLSDLRESGCLTGDSLVTLADSGAQIPIRELVGKSGFAVWALNETTMQLERAIVSHAFSTGIKPVFTLRTRLGRKIRATGNHKFLTINGWCRLDELRPQQHLCLPRHLPSHGHQTMTYAEVALLGHLIGDGCTLPRHAIQYTTREIDLAENVAFLAKEVFGDAIVPRISPERAWYQVYLSAAQRLTHTVRNPVAKWLDSLGVFGLRSHEKFVPQELFSQPQELIACFLRHLWSTDGSVKLLRGKRPRPIAYYASSSERLAFDVQTLLLRLGINATLKLIPQVGKGRNQYHVKITGKSNLELFIQKVGAVGEYKLSSLQQISEHLEKCIHNPNTDVIPKDVWNTHVVPAMQADGLTTRILQSQLEMSYCGSALYKANLSRERALKVAKLVKSEELITLAQSDVYWDEIVSIEFHPEEEVFDLTVPGFHNFVANNIIVHNSIEQDADLVIMLYRDDYYNSDSPDRGIAEVIVAKHRNGPTGTVKLLFDPQFTKFKNLARSGNF; this is encoded by the coding sequence ATGGCTGAAGAATTAAGTTTTGAATCCCGTGGTAGCGATCGCCTACCACCACAGAATATTGAAGCGGAAGAAGCGATTTTGGGGGGCATATTACTAGATCCAGAAGCCCTTGGTCGAGTGAGCGATCGCCTAGCTCCAGAAGCTTTTTATATTACAGCTCACAAAGATATCTATCAAGCAGCACTGCGTCTAGCTGCTCAAGGTAAACCTACAGATTTACTCTCTATCACTAGCTGGCTAGCTGACAATGATTTACTGGCACGTATCGGCGGTAGAAACAAGTTAGCTGCATTAGTAGATCGTACAGTCTCAGCCGTGAATATCGATGCCTTAGCAGGGTTAGTCATGGAAAAGTACCTGCGACGGCAATTAATTAAAGCTGGCAACGAAATTGTTCATCTCGGTTACGAGACAGAAACCGAGTTACCCATTGTTTTAGATCAAGCTGAACAAAAAGTTTTCGGTGTCACCCAAGAGCGTCCCCAATCAGGTTTAGTTCATATTGCCGAAACCCTGATTAATAATTTCCAAGACATTGAAGAGAGAAATCAAGGTATCGCCCTACCCGGTATTCCCTGCGGATTCTATGATTTAGATGCGATGACCAGTGGCTTTCAGCGTTCTGATTTAATTATCGTGGCTGGCAGGCCATCAATGGGAAAAACCGCATTCTGCTTAAACCTTGCCCATAATATCGCGGCTACAATGAGATTACCAGTAGCTGTATTCAGCTTGGAAATGTCAAAAGAGCAGCTGGTACAACGTTTATTAGCTAGCGAAGCACAGATTGAAAGTGGTTATCTGCGGAGTGGCAGGCTGAGTCAAACCCAATGGGAACCCTTAAGCCGTGCCATTAGTATGCTCTCGGAAATGCCGATTTTTATTGACGACACGCCGAACATTACTGTTACTCAGATGCGGAGTCAAGCCAGACGACTGCAAGCCGAACAGGGGGTAGAACTGGGTTTAGTGGTGATAGATTACCTGCAATTAATGGAAGGTGCAGGTGATAACCGTGTCCAAGAGTTATCTAAAATTACCCGTTCTCTCAAAGGTTTGGCGCGGGAATTATCTGTGCCGGTGATTGCACTCTCACAGCTAAGTCGTGGGGTAGAAGCACGTACTAATAAGCGCCCGATGTTGTCAGATTTAAGAGAGTCGGGTTGTTTAACTGGTGATAGTCTAGTGACATTGGCAGATAGCGGCGCACAAATTCCCATTCGGGAATTAGTAGGCAAATCGGGTTTTGCAGTTTGGGCGTTAAATGAAACCACAATGCAACTAGAAAGGGCAATTGTCAGTCATGCCTTTTCCACGGGTATAAAGCCTGTCTTTACCTTAAGAACTCGATTAGGGCGGAAAATTCGAGCCACTGGTAATCACAAATTCTTGACCATTAATGGTTGGTGCAGACTAGATGAATTACGTCCTCAGCAACATCTGTGTTTACCAAGACATCTACCTAGTCATGGTCATCAAACCATGACCTATGCTGAAGTTGCGTTATTAGGTCATCTCATTGGCGACGGTTGTACATTACCACGTCATGCCATACAGTACACCACAAGAGAGATAGATTTAGCTGAAAATGTTGCTTTTTTGGCAAAAGAAGTTTTTGGAGATGCAATTGTTCCTAGAATTTCACCTGAACGTGCCTGGTATCAAGTGTACTTGTCAGCTGCACAACGCCTAACTCATACTGTGAGAAACCCTGTAGCCAAATGGTTAGACTCTCTCGGAGTTTTTGGCTTAAGGTCTCATGAAAAATTTGTACCTCAAGAATTGTTCTCGCAACCGCAAGAGTTAATAGCTTGCTTTCTAAGACACCTTTGGAGTACGGATGGTTCAGTGAAATTGCTGAGAGGTAAAAGGCCAAGACCAATTGCTTATTATGCAAGTAGTAGCGAAAGACTTGCTTTTGATGTCCAGACACTTTTATTGAGGCTTGGTATCAATGCAACACTCAAGTTAATTCCTCAAGTTGGTAAAGGTAGAAATCAGTATCATGTAAAAATTACTGGTAAGTCCAACCTTGAGTTATTTATTCAAAAGGTTGGAGCAGTGGGTGAATACAAGCTCAGTTCATTACAACAAATTTCTGAACATCTTGAAAAATGTATTCATAACCCTAATACAGATGTCATCCCTAAAGATGTTTGGAACACACACGTCGTTCCTGCCATGCAAGCTGATGGTTTGACCACAAGGATATTACAATCCCAACTGGAAATGTCTTATTGCGGTTCAGCATTATATAAGGCAAATTTAAGTCGAGAAAGGGCTTTAAAAGTTGCGAAGTTGGTTAAATCAGAAGAATTAATTACCCTGGCTCAGAGTGATGTTTATTGGGATGAAATAGTTTCAATTGAATTTCATCCAGAAGAAGAAGTGTTTGACCTCACTGTTCCTGGTTTCCATAACTTTGTTGCGAATAATATTATTGTTCACAACTCTATTGAACAGGATGCGGATTTAGTAATTATGTTATACCGTGATGATTACTATAACAGTGACAGTCCCGATCGCGGGATTGCAGAGGTAATTGTGGCCAAGCACCGTAACGGCCCCACCGGTACTGTTAAGCTATTATTTGATCCGCAATTTACCAAGTTCAAAAATTTAGCCAGATCAGGTAATTTTTAA
- the rplI gene encoding 50S ribosomal protein L9, which yields MAKRIQLVLTQDVSKLGKSGDLVEVAPGYARNYLIPQSKATHVTPGILKQVERRRELERQRQLELKQQAQEQKAALEKVGNLTIAKQVGENEAIFGTVTTQDVAEAIQAATGQEIDRRGITIPDIGKLGTYKADIKLHSEVTAQINIQVVAS from the coding sequence ATGGCGAAGCGCATACAATTAGTTTTAACTCAGGATGTCAGCAAACTCGGAAAATCTGGCGATTTAGTGGAAGTTGCTCCTGGTTATGCTCGAAATTATTTGATTCCTCAGAGTAAGGCAACTCATGTAACTCCAGGGATTCTCAAGCAAGTAGAACGCCGTCGGGAATTAGAACGGCAACGTCAATTAGAACTCAAACAACAAGCACAAGAGCAAAAAGCTGCTCTAGAAAAAGTTGGCAACTTGACAATTGCCAAGCAAGTTGGTGAAAACGAAGCCATTTTCGGTACTGTCACCACCCAAGATGTTGCTGAAGCGATCCAAGCCGCAACAGGGCAAGAAATAGATCGTCGTGGTATTACTATTCCTGATATTGGCAAGTTGGGTACTTACAAAGCAGATATTAAGTTGCACTCTGAAGTCACAGCGCAAATCAATATTCAAGTTGTGGCCAGCTAA
- the gloB gene encoding hydroxyacylglutathione hydrolase gives MQIIRLEALSDNYIFLLHDHQQNIAAVVDPAEAEPVCQQLAQLQAELVAVFNTHHHHDHIGGNQQLMEKFPQLTVYGGAADRGRIPGQQVFLEAGDRVQFADRVAEVIFVPGHTRAHIAYYFPPQTADEPGELFCGDTLFAGGCGRLFEGTPAQMVESLSKLRSLPDNTRVWCAHEYTLKNLQFALTVDGNNTELQKRSNEVKAQRSRKEPTVPSLLGIEKLTNPFLRWEQPALQLAANSSDPIQTFARIRGMKDMF, from the coding sequence ATGCAGATTATCCGTCTTGAGGCACTCTCAGACAACTACATATTCCTACTGCATGACCATCAACAAAATATTGCAGCTGTTGTTGATCCAGCAGAGGCGGAACCAGTATGCCAGCAACTTGCACAGTTGCAAGCTGAACTGGTAGCAGTTTTTAATACACACCACCATCACGATCATATAGGTGGTAATCAGCAGTTAATGGAAAAATTTCCGCAATTGACTGTTTATGGTGGTGCCGCAGACCGAGGTAGGATACCAGGACAACAAGTGTTTTTAGAAGCAGGCGATCGCGTCCAGTTTGCTGATCGAGTAGCTGAAGTGATCTTCGTTCCTGGACACACCCGCGCTCACATTGCTTATTATTTTCCTCCCCAAACAGCCGACGAACCAGGAGAGTTATTTTGTGGTGATACCCTGTTTGCTGGTGGTTGCGGTCGCTTGTTTGAAGGCACACCAGCGCAAATGGTGGAATCTCTAAGTAAACTCAGGTCTTTACCAGATAATACCCGTGTCTGGTGCGCTCACGAATACACCTTAAAAAATTTACAATTTGCGCTGACAGTAGATGGTAATAATACGGAATTACAAAAACGTAGTAATGAAGTAAAAGCACAACGCAGCCGCAAAGAACCCACAGTACCTTCCCTTTTAGGGATCGAAAAGTTAACCAATCCCTTTTTACGCTGGGAACAACCTGCACTACAGCTAGCAGCTAACAGCAGTGATCCAATACAAACATTTGCTCGGATTAGAGGAATGAAGGATATGTTTTAG
- a CDS encoding glycosyltransferase family 2 protein — MAPLVSIIVNCFNQGHYLERSVKSVLSQTYTDIECLIVDDGSTDSTHQVSQKLISIDPRVKYFYKANSGLPSSRNFGIRQAQGEWIQCLDADDWIHPDKIKFQLSHLTKDKFAENIIFYSNYERVLIDNQENFANRQENIIGSLTNEQLIQRLLIPDFLADSPHPCLQQAMLMHKSIVSKIQFPENLKALGDRYFAVDILKAGANFIYTPMIGAYYTKHQTNRTNNWNYMRDYYILFYEMVWQNHPELNDSCRIGIEYLLEEAIREKHKITFERLIKIVPTPVKLINKKITLKHKFAIKLLNIFRQATPNFILYEKYRGPRSRKLISFAYKKIEFIKTNLKLSR, encoded by the coding sequence ATGGCTCCACTTGTATCAATCATTGTTAATTGCTTCAATCAAGGTCATTACCTTGAACGCTCAGTCAAAAGCGTATTGTCACAAACATATACTGATATCGAATGTTTGATAGTAGATGATGGTTCTACTGATAGCACTCATCAAGTATCCCAGAAATTAATCAGTATTGATCCGCGAGTAAAATATTTTTACAAAGCAAATAGTGGTTTACCATCCTCTCGTAATTTTGGTATCCGACAAGCTCAAGGAGAATGGATCCAATGTTTAGATGCAGATGATTGGATTCATCCAGACAAAATTAAATTTCAATTAAGCCATCTTACAAAAGATAAATTTGCTGAAAATATAATCTTTTATTCCAATTACGAACGTGTTTTGATAGATAATCAAGAAAATTTTGCTAATCGCCAGGAAAATATTATTGGTTCATTAACTAATGAGCAACTAATTCAACGTTTACTTATTCCGGATTTTTTGGCAGATTCCCCTCATCCATGTCTCCAACAAGCTATGCTGATGCACAAAAGTATTGTCAGCAAGATTCAGTTTCCAGAAAATTTGAAAGCTTTGGGTGATAGATATTTTGCAGTAGATATTTTAAAAGCAGGGGCAAATTTTATTTATACTCCTATGATTGGTGCTTATTACACCAAACACCAAACTAATCGTACTAATAACTGGAATTACATGAGAGATTACTATATTTTATTTTATGAAATGGTCTGGCAAAATCATCCAGAACTAAATGATAGTTGCCGCATCGGCATAGAATATTTACTAGAAGAAGCTATTCGAGAAAAACACAAAATTACATTTGAAAGACTAATTAAAATAGTTCCTACACCAGTTAAATTGATTAATAAAAAAATCACCTTAAAACATAAATTTGCTATTAAGTTATTAAATATTTTTAGACAAGCAACTCCCAATTTTATTTTGTACGAAAAGTATCGTGGGCCGCGCTCAAGAAAACTAATATCATTCGCCTATAAAAAAATAGAATTTATCAAAACAAATTTAAAACTATCTCGCTAA
- a CDS encoding glycosyltransferase, with translation MFIFSIKNRLKKIKSKVEKIVVRPLYILPYTLSYLKFLTNKLQNQNHSADRVEEYDLVFVVLDFAKGWILEAICREIAAYYSGKYCFHYSEFSLPPSKAYFFSHYSFLPVCIKLNPLIWESKILVWYTHPRNDLGIREDELIYALNKASKVICTCSQFARLLVSQGVNSEKVTYTLGAADPNLFQPHERADGAVGFCTAFYYRKEPERILKIIKMMPTRNFILLGKGWKNYEKFPEMEALSNFSYIEAPYCDYPKYYAAMDVFVSTAKLEGGPIPLVEAMMCNVVPVASNTGFAPDLIVHGENGLIFDVNSSVEEICHLIEQAFDIKTNVRQTVSKLSWENFSFAIQENLKL, from the coding sequence ATGTTTATTTTTTCTATTAAAAATCGATTAAAGAAAATCAAAAGCAAGGTAGAAAAAATCGTCGTTAGACCATTATATATCCTACCTTATACTCTTTCTTATTTAAAGTTTTTGACGAATAAATTGCAGAATCAAAACCATTCAGCAGATAGAGTAGAAGAGTATGATTTAGTGTTTGTAGTCTTAGATTTTGCTAAAGGTTGGATACTCGAAGCCATATGTAGAGAGATTGCAGCTTATTATTCAGGTAAGTATTGCTTCCATTACTCAGAGTTTTCCTTACCACCATCAAAAGCTTACTTTTTCTCTCATTACTCTTTTCTGCCAGTATGTATAAAACTTAACCCATTAATTTGGGAAAGTAAAATATTGGTTTGGTATACCCATCCTCGCAATGATCTTGGTATAAGAGAAGACGAACTAATTTATGCACTTAACAAAGCCAGCAAAGTTATATGCACTTGTTCTCAATTTGCTAGGCTGCTTGTTTCTCAAGGTGTAAACTCCGAGAAAGTAACTTATACATTAGGTGCAGCTGATCCAAATCTCTTTCAACCTCATGAACGTGCCGATGGTGCTGTAGGTTTCTGCACAGCTTTCTATTACCGCAAAGAACCAGAACGAATTTTAAAGATCATTAAAATGATGCCAACGCGTAATTTTATTCTACTAGGTAAAGGGTGGAAGAATTACGAAAAATTTCCAGAAATGGAAGCTTTATCAAACTTTTCTTATATTGAAGCTCCCTATTGTGATTATCCCAAATATTACGCTGCAATGGATGTGTTTGTATCAACTGCAAAGCTAGAAGGAGGGCCAATTCCCTTAGTTGAAGCAATGATGTGTAATGTAGTTCCAGTTGCCAGTAATACAGGATTTGCTCCTGATTTGATAGTTCATGGAGAAAACGGCCTCATTTTTGATGTCAATAGTTCCGTCGAGGAAATTTGTCACCTGATTGAACAAGCTTTTGACATTAAAACAAATGTCAGACAAACAGTTAGTAAATTGAGTTGGGAAAATTTTTCTTTTGCTATCCAAGAGAATTTAAAACTCTAA
- a CDS encoding glycosyltransferase — protein MKAVVTLCNNNAYSLGQITHPLLKQYADKVGADFIIISESKLNLGNHNFEKFQMYELFQKYERIIYLDTDIILTPQCPNLFDIVPDDQFGAFLVSEHTYFHDGAIKTIQDKLGDIGWKRKYFNAGVMVISKSHKEIFSQEYGLLEWAKVTGSFYDQTLLNYTVQKLNIPIYDIGYKFNHTTDPKNTNSRFGRKINQVINLANNLLSSVSPNYKKYREQQYNNERYIVSYKGKKHIQHRFQSYIIHYTGQGHRQKGSKIEQIQKDLSIINNKFLASTISSLPYLERFI, from the coding sequence ATGAAAGCTGTAGTTACACTTTGTAATAATAACGCATATAGTCTTGGTCAGATTACGCATCCATTGTTAAAACAATATGCTGATAAAGTAGGAGCAGATTTTATAATTATTTCTGAGTCCAAGCTGAATTTAGGTAATCATAATTTTGAAAAATTTCAAATGTATGAATTGTTTCAAAAATACGAACGTATAATTTATTTGGATACAGATATTATATTAACACCACAATGTCCTAATCTATTTGATATAGTTCCTGATGATCAATTTGGTGCATTTCTTGTCAGTGAACATACTTACTTTCACGATGGAGCTATTAAGACTATTCAGGATAAGTTAGGAGATATAGGATGGAAAAGAAAATACTTCAATGCGGGAGTCATGGTAATATCCAAAAGCCATAAAGAAATTTTTAGTCAGGAATATGGATTACTAGAATGGGCTAAAGTAACAGGCTCTTTCTATGATCAGACTCTACTAAATTATACTGTACAAAAACTAAATATACCCATCTATGATATTGGTTATAAATTCAACCATACAACTGATCCAAAAAATACTAATTCTAGATTTGGCCGTAAAATAAATCAGGTAATCAATCTTGCTAATAACTTGTTAAGTTCAGTTTCTCCCAATTATAAAAAATATCGAGAACAACAATATAATAATGAACGTTATATTGTTAGTTATAAAGGCAAAAAACATATTCAACATAGATTTCAAAGCTATATTATTCATTATACTGGTCAAGGACATAGACAAAAAGGGAGTAAAATAGAACAAATTCAAAAAGATTTATCTATTATTAATAATAAATTTTTAGCCTCTACTATTTCTTCTTTGCCATATCTTGAACGGTTTATTTAA
- a CDS encoding glycosyltransferase family 4 protein yields MKISLIVSDLSGGGSVRAFLLAQILQFLQYQVEIIGFLYGKELYAIPPANLKVISISGSNYPGFFGSAQKILQKIDGDIIYAVKPKPTSFGVSLFKKFITTRPLLLDMDDWELSWYGGDEWQYRPSLKQLYRDIFKPNGALRFPDHPLYLQWIEKLVSKADAVTVDTQFLQKRFGGVYVPNGKDTAMFDPSKYYPESSRESYGLSQYRVLMFPGAPRPHKGVEDVLMALDLLNESDFRLVIVGGSPYDDYDEQLIQKWGRWIIKLPKCPVDVMPKIVAAAHVVVVPQRDTLTSRAQFPLKLTDGMAMAKPVLSTHVGDITEILADTGYLVNPASPEQIAEKIQLIFQDLDVANERGRQARERCVEKYSLEAMAATLQSLIAQL; encoded by the coding sequence ATGAAAATTTCATTAATTGTGAGCGATTTATCAGGTGGTGGTAGTGTTCGAGCTTTTTTACTGGCTCAGATTTTGCAATTCCTTCAATATCAAGTAGAAATCATCGGATTTCTTTATGGAAAAGAACTCTATGCGATTCCTCCAGCTAACCTGAAAGTTATTTCTATCTCTGGAAGCAACTATCCCGGTTTTTTTGGCTCTGCTCAAAAAATTTTACAGAAAATAGACGGTGATATTATTTATGCAGTAAAACCTAAACCAACAAGTTTTGGTGTTTCGCTATTTAAGAAGTTTATTACCACTCGCCCTCTACTTTTAGATATGGATGATTGGGAACTCAGTTGGTACGGCGGTGATGAATGGCAGTATCGTCCTAGTTTAAAACAATTGTACAGAGATATTTTCAAGCCTAATGGGGCATTGAGATTTCCAGATCATCCACTGTATCTCCAGTGGATAGAAAAGTTAGTATCAAAAGCAGATGCAGTCACAGTGGATACTCAGTTTTTGCAAAAACGTTTTGGCGGTGTTTATGTACCGAACGGGAAAGATACCGCTATGTTTGATCCTAGTAAGTATTACCCAGAAAGTAGTAGAGAGAGTTATGGTTTGTCTCAATATCGGGTTTTGATGTTTCCTGGCGCACCACGCCCTCACAAGGGGGTTGAAGATGTATTAATGGCTTTAGATTTGTTAAATGAGTCAGATTTCAGGCTAGTGATTGTGGGTGGTAGCCCTTACGATGACTACGATGAGCAACTCATTCAAAAATGGGGACGTTGGATTATTAAGTTACCAAAGTGTCCTGTGGATGTCATGCCAAAAATCGTTGCGGCGGCTCATGTTGTTGTCGTCCCTCAAAGGGATACCTTAACCTCTCGCGCTCAGTTTCCTTTAAAGTTGACAGATGGGATGGCAATGGCTAAACCTGTATTATCAACCCATGTAGGAGATATTACAGAAATTTTAGCAGATACTGGTTATTTAGTTAACCCGGCATCTCCAGAACAAATTGCTGAGAAAATTCAATTGATATTTCAAGATTTAGATGTGGCTAATGAGCGTGGTAGACAAGCTAGAGAAAGATGTGTCGAGAAATATAGTTTAGAGGCGATGGCTGCTACACTCCAATCATTGATTGCTCAGTTATGA